In Aegilops tauschii subsp. strangulata cultivar AL8/78 chromosome 3, Aet v6.0, whole genome shotgun sequence, one genomic interval encodes:
- the LOC109734595 gene encoding nucleobase-ascorbate transporter 12, whose product MASSSGALPPPRRSRPGPWPPAPPPQPQAQPLSWAKRTGFQPRVSGESSAAASAPSSGQAPLPRPPGAPADLESGPPARPNPALPPPPAAAATNAKQQQPQPPPQQRQQPQQPPAAPPARARRRDSDGGRPNGQPAAAPLPQLQEEEDAPERPAHVKYELRDSPGIFPVVIYGFQHYISMLGSIILVPLVMVPAMGGSADDTAAVVSTVLLVSGLTTLLHTLFGTRLPLVQGPSFVYLAPALAIINSPEFFGLNDNNFKHIMKHLQGAIIIGGVFQVLLGYTGLMSLFLRLINPIVVSPTVAAVGLSFFSYGFTKLGSCIEMGLLQLMMVIIFALYLRKIKLFGYRVFLIYAVPLGLGITWAVAFALTASGVYSYKGCDANIPASNNISAFCRKHVLRMKSCRVDTSHALRVSPWFRFPYPLQWGTPVFNWKMGLVMCLVSVIASVDSVGSYHASSLFVATRPPTAGIVSRGIGVEGISTVLAGLWGTGVGSATITENVHTIAVTKMGSRKAVGFGAIVLILLSLVGKVGAFIASIPDVMVAALLCFMWAILCALGLSNLRYGATGSSRNSIVVGLALFLSLSVPSYFQQYGLLPNTNSSVPTYFQPYNVASHGPVDTGFGGVNYVLNTVLSLNMVIAFLVAVILDNTVPGGRQERGLYVWSEAEEATREPSFLKDYELPFKIGRAFWWVKCMGL is encoded by the exons ATGGCCTCCTCGTCCGGCGCgctgccgccgccccgccgctcgCGCCCCGGCCCCTGgcccccggcgccgccgccgcagccgcaggCGCAGCCCCTCTCCTGGGCCAAGCGCACCGGCTTCCAGCCCCGCGTCTCCGGCGAGTCCAGCGCTGCCGCCTCCGCCCCGAGCTCCGGGCAGGCCCCGCTCCCCCGCCCGCCCGGCGCCCCCGCCGATCTGGAGTCCGGCCCACCGGCCCGGCCCAACCCCGCCCTGCCGCCCCCTCCCGCCGCCGCTGCGACCAATGCCAAGCAGCAGCAGCCACAGCCGCCGCCACAGCAGCGACAGCAACCACAACAACCTCCCGCAGCGCCTCCCGCGAGGGCGCGCAGGAGGGATTCGGATGGAGGAAGGCCGAACGGGCAGCCGGCCGCGGCGCCGCTGCCGCAGCTGCAGGAGGAAGAGGATGCACCGGAGCGGCCGGCGCACGTGAAGTACGAGCTCCGTGACAGTCCTGGAATAT TTCCAGTAGTGATATACGGGTTCCAGCATTACATCTCCATGCTCGGGTCGATCATCCTGGTCCCGCTCGTGATGGTTCCTGCAATGGGTGGCTCAGCC GACGACACGGCAGCGGTGGTGTCGACGGTGTTGCTAGTCTCGGGATTAACCACATTGTTGCACACATTGTTCGGAACGAGGTTGCCACTTGTGCAGGGGCCATCCTTTGTGTACCTTGCCCCCGCGCTTGCAATTATCAACTCCCCTGAATTCTTTGGGCTCAATGACAAT AACTTTAAACACATTATGAAGCACCTGCAGGGAGCTATCATAATAGGAGGTGTATTCCAAGTGCTGCTGGGATATACAGGCCTCATGTCACTATTTCTAAG GTTGATAAATCCAATTGTCGTCTCACCAACGGTTGCAGCTGTTGGACTTTCGTTTTTCAGTTATGGGTTCACTAAATTAGGGTCATGTATAGAGATGGGCCTCCTGCAATTAATGATGGTCATTATCTTTGCACTA TACCTTCGAAAAATAAAGTTATTTGGCTACCGGGTTTTTTTAATTTATGCG GTTCCTCTTGGTCTAGGAATCACATGGGCTGTTGCTTTTGCTCTGACAGCGAGTGGAGTTTACAGCTACAAAGGTTGCGATGCAAATATTCCTGCTTCAAACAATATATCAGCCTTTTGCCGGAAGCATGTATTGAGGATGAAATCTTGCCGTGTAGACACTTCACATGCCTTGAGAGTTTCTCCTTGGTTCAGATTTCCGTACCCGTTGCAATGGGGCACTCCAGTTTTCAATTGGAAAATGGGCCTTGTGATGTGTCTTGTATCAGTTATTGCATCAGTTGATTCT GTTGGTTCCTACCATGCGTCATCTTTGTTTGTGGCAACAAGACCACCAACAGCTGGAATTGTTAGCAGGGGTATAGGCGTTGAGGGTATCTCCACAGTCTTGGCTGGCCTGTGGGGAACAGGAGTTGGGTCAGCAACAATAACAGAAAATGTACATACGATCGCTGTGACTAAAATGGGTAGCCGCAAGGCAGTTGGATTTGGTGCTATTGTACTTATACTTCTCTCTCTTGTTG GAAAAGTTGGTGCTTTCATTGCTTCCATCCCTGATGTTATGGTTGCTGCTCTCCTTTGTTTCATGTGGGCCATTCTCTGTGCTCTTGGCTTGTCCAATCTTCGTTATGGTGCCACAGGAAGCTCGAGAAACAGTATTGTAGTTGGGCTAGCATTGTTTTTATCCCTATCAGTTCCTTCATACTTCCAACAGTACGGATTACTTCCGAACACAAACTCATCAGTTCCAACCTACTTTCAGCCATACAATGTTGCATCACATGGGCCTGTAGACACTGGATTTGGTGGG GTAAACTACGTCCTCAATACGGTACTGTCACTCAATATGGTGATTGCGTTTCTGGTTGCTGTCATTCTCGACAATACTGTCCCTGGCGGACGCCAAGAGCGCGGCTTGTATGTATGGTCAGAAGCAGAGGAGGCGACAAGAGAACCATCCTTCTTGAAAGACTATGAACTTCCTTTCAAGATAGGGCGGGCGTTCTGGTGGGTCAAATGCATGGGCCTATAG
- the LOC109734599 gene encoding protein BUD31 homolog 1, with the protein MPKIKTSRVEYPEGWVLIEPTIRELDAKMREAENDTHDGKRKCEALWPIFRISHQRSRYIYDLFYKRKEISKELYEFCLDQGYADRNLIAKWKKPGYERLCCLRCIQTRDHNFATTCVCRVPKHLREEQVIECVHCGCKGCASGD; encoded by the exons ATGCCTAAGATAAAGACAAGCCGCGTCGAATATCCTGAAGGATGGGTGCTTATTGAACCCACAATCCGTGAGCTGGATGCCAAAATGAGAGAAG CTGAAAACGATACACATGACGGGAAGAGGAAGTGTGAAGCACTCTGGCCAATTTTCCGCATTTCTCATCAAAGAAGCCGTTACATTTATGATCTTTTCTATAAAAGGAAGGAAATATCAAAGGAGCTGTATGAGTTCTGCCTGGACCAGGGTTATGCAGACCGTAATCTGATTGCAAAGTGGAAAAAG CCGGGTTACGAGCGCCTGTGCTGCCTCCGCTGCATCCAGACCCGAGACCACAACTTTGCGACGACGTGCGTGTGCCGGGTCCCCAAGCACCTGAGGGAGGAGCAGGTCATCGAGTGTGTCCACTGTGGCTGCAAGGGATGTGCCAGCGGCGACTAA